The genomic window TGAAACCACCAAGGAAGGGGAGAATTTGGGGGCGGGCAGTCCAAGAAGAAAGACAGATTTACCTGCTTCAGGGCCGATGCCCAATATCCTGTTGGCATAGAAGTTCTTTTCTTATCAAGTCCGCTTTCAAGGGAAACAAAAGAAGAATTCATGGGGCTTGCCTTGACTGCCACTGGGGTGAATTTGCCTTGGCTGGTTCCCAGAACAGATAAATCAGGTACCCTAAGCTAATTCACTAGATGTTTTGGATCCCTtacagtcaggattcaggccgcctcatgggactgaaactgccttggtcgcgctggttgatgatctccggcgggctagggacaaaggtgagagctgtttcctagttctgctggatctctcagcggcttttgacaccatcgaccataacatccttctggaccgcctAGAGGGGCTggcagctgggggcactgttatacggtggttctgctccttcctcctgggccgtgttcagaaagtggggggggggatgagtgttcagacccctgggctctcacttgtggggtgcctcagggttccgtcctctcccccatgcttttcaacatctacatgcagccgctgggagagatcatcagggggtttgggctgggtgttcatcaatatgcagatgatacccagctctacctctctttcaaatcggaaccagtgaaagcggtgaaggtcctgtgtgagtgcctggaggctgttggaggatggatggtggctaacagattgatgttgaatcctgacaagacagaagtaatgtttttgggggacaggagacgggcgggtgtggaggactccctggtcctgaatggggtaactgtgaccTTGAAGGACCAGGTCATTCTGGattcacagctatccatggaggtgcaggtcaattatgcatccagggcagctgtttctcACCTCCACCTGGttcgcaggctgagaccctccctgccctcagactgtctcgccagagtggtgcatgctctagttatctctcgcttggagtactgcaatgcgctctatgtggggctacctttgaaggtgacctggaaactacaactaatccagaatacggcagctagactggtgactgggagcggccgccgagaccatataacaccggtcttcaaagtcctacactggctcccagtacgtttccgagcacaattcaaagtgttggtgctgaccttgaaagccctaaaaggcctcggtccagtatacctgaaggagcgtctccacctccatcgttctgcccggacactgaggtccagctctgagggccttctggaggttccctcgctgcgagaagccaagttatagggaacgaggcagagggccttctcggtggtggcacccgccctgtggaacgccctcccaccagatgtcaaagagaaaaataactaccaaacttttagaagacatctgaaggcagccctgtttagggaagcttttaatgtttaataggttattgtattttagtgttttgttggaagacgcccagattggctggggaaactggggtataaataataaattgttattgttattattataataaaaatacTGGATGTGAATTTGTTAAACCTGTCGGACCAAATATTAGATATTAGATGAATCAGGTATCCTAGACCCTGTCCAACCCTCTTCTGCAACCTCCACTGGATTATCAACCTTAGGCACCAGAACATCTTCCATAGCTCCTGAACGCTAGTAATTTAATTCTCAGGGTAGGAAACTGATCTGTTTATTGTGTACTGGGGGCAGGGAAAGAGGAATCAATCAAACggatactttaaatatatatatatatatatatatatatatatatatatatatatataccctctTGATAATCTGCGATTTGAAGGCACCCCCACCAGTCCAAATTTCTTTGAAAACAGTGTTTCCTCTCACCACATCTTAGATTTCCACCCATCAGCACACAGGTGCGCCCCAGTTCCAGAAGGGGGATATAACTGGAACCAGGAAAAGCAAGATTCATCAACCTGgcgcctggactacaactcccatcagccacagccatgcTGGTAGGATGACCTCTACTGGTTAGAAAAGGTACTGCCCCATTGAGATATCATCTGTACTGTATCTGCAGCGCTGACTTTAGGGAGGCttaaattagccctgagtgctcactggaaggacagatcctgaagctgaggctccaagactttggccacctcatgagaagagaggactccctggaaaagaccctgatgttgggagaagggggcgacagaggatgagatggtgggacagtgttctcgaagctaccagcatgagtttgaccaaactgcgggaggagtggaagacaggagggcctggcgtgctctggtccagggggtcacgaagagtcggacacgactaaacgactaaaactcccaggtaagtgagaatAGGTTTGGAGCTGAAGGCTTTGGATCTCTGCAAAATTTAAAAGGCAGCTCATGAGGCAGAACCTTTTTTAACCAGTAGGGGTTGCTTGTCAgccctggctgatgggagttgtagtccaacacatctggagggcgcaGGTTGGTGaataaaaggctataaaaggcgTGTTGTCTTCTTGCAAAGGATGCACCAAGGATTTCTGCCCCGAGGCTTCTCAAGTCCTTCCTGCCTTGGTCTTCCTCCTCATATCATGGACACCCGATTCTTGATGTAAACATGATAGGGGTCGCTCTGCTTGTCCACCTCCTTGCGGGATCTGGTGTAGCCGAGGATCAGGCTCCCGACCGTCGCGGCAAAGAGGATCATCACGAAGAGGATGTAGATGCAAGCGTAGTTGTCCTTCTCTTCCTCGACGGGCTTCGCATCTTGGGGGCAAGCGTGGGAGAGAGTCTGGTTCAGGGCCCGCATCAGCGAGTCCAGCTTCTGAAGCCAGGTCTCCGTCCGGTTCCCCAACGCGGAGGCCATCGTCCTATCCCGGGGGGTGCCGTCGCTGCTGccaaaaacagaaacaggaacCGTTTCAGAACAAGCAGACCTCCGAAAGCACGTGGGGCGGCCTCATTCGCACTCAGAGCCGGCCCAAGATATTCAGCTGCCCCAGGAAGCACAGGAAATAGACTGTAGGCACCCTCAGGCACacaaatgttgttgctgttgttgttgttgttgttgttaataatcacaatcataatcataatcataataatcataataatcataataatcataataatcataataatcataattgtcagcgctgcccaaggtcccagctcacacaagaccaacgctgcttcttcctcaagttaaaaagtctttattggagttcagtttcatttccagacgcgcagcgcgcaacgctacgtctatgcctcagaccgtagaagtcccatctgaatctcctcccccctgacaccagcttaagattctagccttactccacctcttcctctgttccttctttctctgggtcctcctgctagtcggagtctcagccctcctcgattcttctgacgctgagtccgccgactcttctccccccctccttcgggccttaggacctggctcccaatccgggttttctgctgtcccgcgctcctccacatttgaac from Podarcis raffonei isolate rPodRaf1 chromosome 4, rPodRaf1.pri, whole genome shotgun sequence includes these protein-coding regions:
- the KCNE3 gene encoding potassium voltage-gated channel subfamily E member 3, which produces MASALGNRTETWLQKLDSLMRALNQTLSHACPQDAKPVEEEKDNYACIYILFVMILFAATVGSLILGYTRSRKEVDKQSDPYHVYIKNRVSMI